Proteins from a single region of Primulina tabacum isolate GXHZ01 chromosome 5, ASM2559414v2, whole genome shotgun sequence:
- the LOC142544844 gene encoding uncharacterized protein LOC142544844, giving the protein METVKYLWQHVLREKISKLKANKWYGQTMVYNNGFGEGHPSGVYTTFENDGGKYNSNGNAAESGERKGNQYEDSDIEDDPNLGFMKRKIWTEWTEELHSKFVDAVIELGEGRCYPKEILDLMNVPGLTRMQVASHLQKCRGGTWQPPNERKHKTESSGTSSPTEARAPRTKTRKFGSMPILVINPQNHQNIQENREKSTLDDLNVNSSVGDNSTTSSDVEGYRPQIQPQDIANNYYNAYGHVENYNAGAPNIWHLGLSLGMDMNPYMSSGERFSYGDQAELADRVGFNGSISHQRNIAHEDTFEFRNGDFMVQNSSALQQEVGIINYNGSLHALDLEQMYSMQIPIDPNANINGQWIHEESGSDDN; this is encoded by the exons ATGGAGACAGTGAAGTACCTGTGGCAACATGTCCTAAGGGAGAAGATCAGCAAACTCAAGGCAAACAAATGGTACGGACAAACGATGGTTTATAACAATGGATTTGGAGAAGGTCATCCTTCAGGAGTTTACACGACTTTCGAAAACGACGGAGGGAAATATAATTCCAATGGAAATGCAGCAGAATCAGGTGAAAGAAAAGGAAACCAATATGAAGATAGTGATATAGAAGATGATCCCAATCTTGGTTTCATGAAGAGGAAGATTTGGACTGAATGGACCGAAGAACTACATAGCAAATTTGTGGATGCCGTCATAGAACTTGGTGAAGGAA GATGTTACCCTAAAGAGATCCTTGACCTGATGAACGTGCCTGGGCTTACAAGAATGCAAGTGGCGAGTCACCTTCAG AAATGCCGCGGCGGAACGTGGCAACCACCGAATGAGAGAAAACACAAGACAGAAAGCTCTGGGACTTCATCCCCAACAGAGGCGAGGGCTCCTCGAACTAAAACAAGAAAGTTCGGTTCCATGCCTATCCTTGTCATCAACCCTCAAAACCATCAAAATATCCAAGAAAATCGAGAAAAGAGTACTCTAGATGATCTCAACGTTAACTCATCTGTCGGGGATAATAGTACTACTAGCTCGGACGTGGAAGGATACCGTCCCCAAATTCAACCTCAAGATATTGCTAATAATTATTACAATGCATATggtcatgttgaaaattataatgcTGGAGCGCCTAACATTTGGCACCTGGGGTTAAGTTTAGGCATGGACATGAACCCATATATGTCGTCCGGTGAACGCTTTTCGTATGGTGATCAAGCAGAACTTGCGGATCGAGTTGGTTTCAATGGCTCGATATCACACCAAAGGAACATTGCTCATGAAGATACATTCGAGTTTCGAAATGGGGATTTCATGGTTCAAAACTCTTCTGCTTTACAGCAAGAAGTAGGGATCATCAACTACAATGGAAGCTTGCATGCTCTTGATCTAGAGCAAATGTACTCTATGCAG ATACCTATTGATCCTAATGCAAACATTAATGGGCAATGGATTCATGAAGAATCAGGAAGTGATGATAATTAA
- the LOC142546914 gene encoding phosphatidylinositol 4-phosphate 5-kinase 6-like — protein sequence MNRELSGIVKTWETKLKKSQVIAKKKANSIFTRMSVAHVDDDDEICNPSESHHIEKVFPDGDIYMGQWADNCPNGHGKYLWADGCMYVGDWLKGKKMGKGKFSWPSGATYEGQFKNGFMDGEGTYTGSSNDSYKGSWVVNMKHGKGVRNYANGDFYEGQWRRGQPDGKGRYQWSNGNQYIGHWKNGKMNGNGTMIWSIGNRYDGCWEDGLPRGNGTFRWEDGSFYVGVWSKDPREQSGTYYPSSAQVGGGFDWNPQEMYLVNLRDCRISSGEKIPIFPSQKTVNWPCEGESFQKKSAWKSYKEIDARAKRASMDAMESNGVDYGLGSESDLSCDVTSESLGSGREVDEGLGAEELDSSQRCIRPHIVIKPIRRQGLTISKGHKNYELMLNLQLGIRHSVGRPAPATSLDLKAMAFDPKDKIWTRFPPEGSKHTPPHQSCEFKWKDYCPLVFRTLRKLFKVDPADYMISICGNDALRELSSPGKSGSFFYLTNDDRYMIKTMKKSEVKVLKRMLPAYYKHVRAFENTLVTKFFGLHCVRMTGPAQKKVRFVIMGNLFCTEYVIHRRFDLKGSSHGRLTDKPESDIDPTTTLKDLDLNFIFRLQKSWYQDFCRQVNRDCDFLELERIMDYSLLVGIHLREISHSGEPLNTEASVSDVRTSQQSRSDVDTHSNHNRRTSINLGSNMPARAELTVRRNNPESQLVGEPTGEYYDVILVFGIIDILQDYDISKKLEHAYKSFQFDATSISAVEPRQYSKRFRDFIFKIFTEDI from the exons ATGAACAGAGAATTGAGTGGCATTGTGAAGACTTGGGAGACGAAGTTGAAGAAATCACAAGTGATTGCAAAGAAAAAGGCAAACAGCATATTTACAAGAATGTCTGTGGCCCATGTAGACGATGATGATGAAATCTGTAATCCTAGTGAGTCTCATCATATTGAAAAGGTTTTTCCCGATGGAGATATTTATATGGGACAATGGGCAGATAATTGCCCCAACGGCCATGGCAAATACTTGTGGGCGGATGGGTGTATGTATGTCGGTGATTGGCTTAAAGGCAAGAAAATGGGGAAGGGGAAGTTTAGCTGGCCCTCGGGTGCGACGTATGAGGGACAATTCAAGAATGGTTTCATGGATGGTGAAGGTACCTATACAGGGTCCTCAAATGATAGTTATAAAGGTTCTTGGGTGGTGAATATGAAGCACGGTAAAGGGGTTAGGAATTACGCCAATGGAGATTTTTACGAGGGGCAGTGGCGGCGAGGGCAGCCTGATGGGAAAGGGAGGTATCAATGGAGCAATGGGAATCAGTATATTGGACATTGGAAGAATGGGAAGATGAACGGCAATGGCACTATGATTTGGAGCATTGGTAACCGATATGACGGTTGTTGGGAGGATGGTTTGCCGAGGGGAAACGGGACATTCCGTTGGGAGGATGGAAGTTTTTATGTTGGTGTGTGGAGTAAGGATCCAAGGGAACAGAGCGGAACTTATTATCCTTCTAGTGCTCAAGTAGGTGGTGGTTTTGATTGGAATCCTCAAGAAATGTATTTGGTGAACTTGAGAGATTGTAGGATTAGTTCTGGTGAAAAGATCCCTATATTCCCTTCACAAAAGACAGTTAATTGGCCTTGTGAAGGAGAGTCCTTTCAAAAGAAATCAGCATGGAAGAGTTATAAAGAGATTGATGCGAGGGCGAAAAGAGCATCTATGGATGCTATGGAGAGCAATGGCGTTGATTATGGCTTGGGTTCCGAATCTGATTTAAGTTGTGATGTTACAAGTGAAAGTTTAGGTTCCGGAAGAGAAGTAGATGAAGGTTTGGGAGCTGAAGAATTAGATTCATCACAAAGATGTATTAGGCCTCATATCGTGATTAAACCAATTAGAAGACAGGGACTCACTATATCGAAAGGCCATAAAAATTATGAGCTCATGCTCAATTTGCAGCTAGGAATAAG ACATTCAGTAGGAAGACCTGCTCCAGCTACATCGCTCGATCTAAAAGCTATGGCTTTTGATCCCAAGGACAAAATATGGACAAGATTTCCCCCGGAAGGATCTAAGCACACCCCACCGCACCAATCTTGTGAATTCAAATGGAAAGATTACTGCCCATTAGTTTTCAG GACACTTAGAAAGTTGTTTAAGGTGGATCCTGCTGATTACATGATATCCATATGCGGCAATGATGCTCTTCGGGAGCTCTCCTCGCCTGGGAAAAGTGGAAGCTTCTTTTACTTGACAAATGACGATAGATATATGATCAAAACCATGAAAAAGTCGGAAGTAAAA GTGCTTAAAAGAATGCTACCAGCATATTACAAACACGTTCGAGCATTTGAAAACACGCTGGTGACCAAATTTTTTGGGCTTCATTGTGTTAGGATGACTGGACCTGCACAAAAGAAG GTGCGGTTTGTCATAATGGGAAACTTGTTCTGTACCGAATATGTTATCCATAGGCGGTTCGACTTAAAGGGATCTTCCCATGGACGGTTAACTGACAAACCTGAATCGGACATTGACCCAACAACTACTCTCAAGGACCTTGACTTGAACTTCATTTTTCGATTACAAAAGTCGTGGTACCAAGATTTCTGCAG GCAAGTGAATCGAGATTGTGACTTTCTTGAACTAGAGAGAATCATGGATTACAGTCTTTTGGTTGGTATTCACCTCCGAGAAATATCCCATTCAGGGGAACCGTTAAATACAGAGGCTAGCGTTTCTGATGTTCGAACTTCACAACAATCCAGATCAGATGTAGACACTCACAGCAATCATAACCG GCGGACATCAATTAACTTAGGCTCGAATATGCCAGCAAGGGCAGAACTGACAGTGAGAAGAAACAACCCTGAGTCTCAGCTTGTTGGTGAACCTACAGGAGAGTACTATGACGTTATCCTAGTATTTGGTATAATTGACATATTACAAGATTACGACATCAGCAAGAAACTTGAACATGCGTACAAGTCGTTCCAGTTCGATGCTACTTCAATATCTGCTGTCGAGCCTAGGCAGTACTCTAAACGTTTTCGGGattttatattcaaaatttttacaGAAGATATTTGA
- the LOC142546915 gene encoding two-component response regulator ORR3-like — protein MSSIIDNETQFHVLAVDDSIIDRKLIERLLKTSSYQVTTVESGVKALEFLGLLDDENADINKNTNSNPFIPTGIHHEVEVNLIITDYCMPGITGYDLLRKIKESRLLKDIPVVIMSSENVPTRIDNCLQQGAQEFFIKPVQQSDVNRLRPHLLRGKSKENQPNNNGTKRKPIEECLSPSRIRNKFNDFELVP, from the exons ATGAGTAGTATTATAGACAACGAGACACAGTTTCATGTTCTAGCCGTGGATGATAGCATAATTGACAGAAAGTTAATCGAGAGGCTGCTCAAAACTTCTTCTTATCAAG TTACTACAGTAGAATCTGGAGTCAAAGCGCTAGAATTTCTTGGATTGCTTGACGATGAGAATGCAGACATAAACAAGAACACAAACTCAAACCCTTTTATTCCAACGGGGATTCATCAT GAGGTGGAAGTGAATTTGATTATTACAGACTATTGTATGCCAGGAATAACAGGCTATGACCTCCTCAGAAAGATTAAA GAATCAAGATTGTTAAAGGACATCCCAGTTGTGATAATGTCGTCTGAAAATGTTCCCACAAGAATTGATAATTGTTTGCAGCAAGGAGCACAAGAATTCTTCATTAAACCAGTTCAACAATCTGATGTCAATAGACTAAGGCCACATTTATTGAGAGGGaaatcaaaagaaaatcaaCCAAATAATAATGGGACCAAAAGAAAGCCGATTGAAGAATGCTTGTCACCAAGTAGGATTAGAAACAAATTTAATGACTTCGAACTTGTTCCATGA
- the LOC142546916 gene encoding protein SENSITIVITY TO RED LIGHT REDUCED 1-like, producing the protein MAATVKNLSSEEWTIVLPRRGKKNRSFGNSGVPIRQKEEQSWTPIDTEADPARESKLMQKMQIHLQKLEFSDFFSSFLEQMLNPDMLNRLLKVLGSEEKMQMVIYGIGSIESFEPPRFQLSLAILMKRKFSWIGEIQVFDPIISLTESKVLNSLGCFVLSVNEQGRRQVQKPTLFFMPHCEADLYENLLEVNWAMNRLIRLVLFGNSFGSYEQHMSLCKNLAVSNSRKHILAVKKFSEEVRIKTFSDDSFRAFHGSSWHFFSPVTEAELEL; encoded by the coding sequence ATGGCTGCTACTGTGAAAAACCTCTCCTCTGAAGAGTGGACCATCGTTCTGCCACGTCGTGGAAAGAAGAATAGAAGTTTCGGCAATTCTGGGGTCCCGATTCGACAAAAAGAAGAGCAATCGTGGACTCCAATAGATACGGAAGCAGATCCTGCGAGGGAATCCAAATTGATGCAGAAAATGCAGATTCATCTTCAGAAGCTTGAGTTTTCTGACTTCTTCAGTTCTTTCTTGGAGCAGATGCTGAATCCGGATATGTTGAATAGGTTACTTAAGGTTCTGGGCTCGGAAGAAAAGATGCAGATGGTAATTTATGGGATTGGTAGCATTGAGTCATTTGAACCCCCTCGATTTCAACTTAGCCTCGCAATTTTGATGAAGAGAAAATTTTCTTGGATTGGAGAAATACAAGTTTTTGATCCAATTATTTCTTTGACAGAATCAAAGGTTTTGAATTCTCTTGGTTGTTTCGTTCTGTCTGTCAATGAACAGGGCCGTCGACAAGTCCAAAAACCTACCCTATTCTTCATGCCACACTGTGAAGCAGACCTTTATGAGAATCTCTTGGAAGTAAACTGGGCAATGAATCGATTGATTCGTCTTGTACTCTTTGGGAATAGTTTTGGTTCCTACGAGCAGCACATGTCACTTTGTAAGAATCTTGCCGTTTCTAACTCACGAAAGCACATCTTGGCTGTCAAGAAATTCTCTGAAGAGGTTAGGATTAAAACTTTTTCTGATGATTCTTTCCGAGCCTTCCATGGTTCGAGTTGGCATTTTTTTAGCCCTGTTACTGAAGCAGAATTGGAACTCTAA
- the LOC142546923 gene encoding protein LNK2-like codes for MNEETPGIDENSQVLPEQLDDYSSAATVNAYSLKLLSCVQGNEQKRITKDQKLKETNKKQMYDLCAMQSTTQSMFEQVNDQYALSMFKACPPLVVRKQKQVQRSEPFQRKNFSGPLLAPPLYGNMVYHYPRTSHLSSKFQPVGGNRKLACATPVKKSVGAATNPPAMTPEEKIEKLRRRQQLRVIIAIQKQQQQIGNPVSLENSTIKGGNVEVDEYISGFPSLDQNSAIRHDDNNEVTMPLSICPMEESVLQRLQDTISRLGMRIRLCIRDSLFRLAKSAMQRHCSGDTSSANTRTRDEINKAIDNHEGFTGIPDVETNTNPIDRIVAHLLFHAPMESSGELLETPDTPVSATPFFEKKTYSSKSLANGYVPERFESPQVMFPHASKIPSTNVGKGQSKNVPCLDSVENPSRDEATIAGGHVNAEAPKSR; via the exons ATGAACGAGGAG ACTCCTGGGATCGATGAAAACAGCCAAGTGTTGCCAGAGCAACTGGATGACTATAGTAGTGCTGCTACAGTAAATGCATATTCATTGAAG TTGCTTTCATGTGTTCAGGGTAATGAACAAAAGAGAATTACGAAGGACCAGAAATTGAAAGAAACAAACAAGAAACAGATGTATGATTTATGTGCTATGCAGTCCACAACACAGAGCATGTTTGAGCAAGTCAACGATCAATATGCACTGTCAATGTTCAAAGCATGTCCACCTTTGGTTGTTAGGAAGCAAAAGCAGGTCCAGAGATCCGAGCCATTCCAACGGAAGAACTTTTCTGGTCCACTTTTGGCACCTCCTTTATATGGGAATATGGTGTATCACTACCCCAGAACATCTCACTTATCGTCAAAGTTTCAGCCTGTTGGAGGCAACCGTAAACTTGCTTGTGCAACTCCTGTGAAAAAGTCAGTGGGTGCTGCAACAAATCCTCCAGCAATGACTCCCGAGGAGAAAATTGAAAAGTTAAGGAGGCGGCAACAATTGAGAGTGATTATTGCAATTCAGAAACAGCAGCAGCAAATTGGTAATCCTGTGTCATTAGAGAATTCAACCATCAAAGGAGGAAATGTTGAAGTTGATGAATATATTAGCGGCTTTCCTTCCCTTGACCAGAACTCAGCCATACGACATGATGATAACAATGAAGTTACCATGCCGTTAAGCATTTGCCCCATGGAGGAATCGGTACTTCAACGACTTCAAGATACCATTTCTAGA TTGGGCATGCGAATAAGGCTTTGCATCAGGGACAGCTTGTTTCGACTCGCAAAAAGTGCTATGCAGAGACATTGTTCTGGTGATACAAGCAGTGCCAACACCAGGACCAGAGATGAAATTAACAAAGCTATTGACAATCATGAGGG GTTTACTGGAATACCAGATGTAGAGACGAATACCAATCCAATAGATCGGATTGTGGCACATTTGCTTTTCCACGCGCCTATGGAGTCCTCAGGAGAACTTTTGGAGACCCCCGATACACCTGTATCTGCTACGCCCTTCTTTGAGAAGAAAACATATTCATCAAAAAGTTTAGCAAATGGATATGTTCCCGAGAGGTTTGAAAGCCCACAAGTAATGTTTCCTCATGCATCAAAAATCCCATCTACCAATGTTGGAAAAGGTCAGTCCAAGAATGTACCCTGCTTAGATTCTGTTGAAAATCCATCAAGAGATGAAGCTACTATAGCCGGTGGGCATGTGAATGCTGAAGCACCCAAATCTCGGTGA